A region of Hippoglossus stenolepis isolate QCI-W04-F060 chromosome 7, HSTE1.2, whole genome shotgun sequence DNA encodes the following proteins:
- the LOC118112304 gene encoding POU domain, class 3, transcription factor 4, whose translation MATAASSPYTLLSSSPMIHPDSQAMQPASPYRGHQKLLQSDYLQSVQSNGHPLGHQWASSLSEGSPWSSSMEQQDIKPGREDLQLGIIHHRSSHVAHHSPHHNNHGNHPGVWGTPVSHNSSITSGQQINIYSQTGFTVNGMLDHGGLTPPPNPQGQGMHPGLRDTLSPEHSDLGGHHCHDHSDEETPTSDELEHFAKQFKQRRIKLGFTQADVGLALGTLYGNVFSQTTICRFEALQLSFKNMCKLKPLLNKWLEEADSTTGCSSSIDKIAAQGRKRKKRTSIEVSVKGVLETHFLKCPKPSAQEITSLADSLQLEKEVVRVWFCNRRQKEKRMTPPGEPPPHEGPYSHSGSAGDASSCHDL comes from the coding sequence ATGGCCACAGCTGCCTCCAGCCCCTACACCCTGCTCAGCTCCAGTCCCATGATCCACCCGGACAGCCAGGCCATGCAGCCTGCTAGCCCCTACAGAGGACACCAGAAACTCCTCCAGAGTGACTACCTGCAGAGCGTCCAGAGCAACGGACACCCCCTCGGGCACCAGTGGGCGAGCAGCCTGTCGGAGGGCAGCCCCTGGTCGTCCTCCATGGAGCAGCAGGACATCAAACCAGGCCGGGAGGACCTGCAGCTCGGCATCATTCATCACCGCTCCTCGCACGTAGCGCATCACTCCCCTCATCACAACAACCATGGCAACCACCCGGGAGTCTGGGGAACTCCCGTGTCCCACAACTCCTCCATCACCAGCGGGCAGCAGATCAACATCTACTCCCAGACGGGTTTCACTGTCAACGGCATGCTGGACCACGGCGGGCTCACGCCTCCACCCAACCCGCAGGGCCAAGGCATGCACCCGGGCCTCAGGGACACACTCAGCCCAGAGCACAGCGACCTCGGCGGGCACCACTGCCACGACCACTCCGACGAGGAGACGCCGACCTCGGACGAGCTGGAGCACTTTGCCAAGCAGTTCAAACAGCGGAGGATCAAGCTGGGCTTTACGCAGGCGGACGTGGGGTTGGCGCTGGGCACGTTGTACGGGAACGTCTTTTCCCAAACCACCATCTGCAGGTTCGAGGCTCTGCAGCTgagctttaaaaacatgtgcaaactaAAGCCGCTGCTGAACAAGTGGCTGGAGGAGGCGGACTCGACCACGGGCTGCTCGAGCAGTATAGACAAGATAGCAGCtcaggggaggaagaggaagaagaggacgTCCATCGAGGTGAGCGTGAAGGGGGTGCTGGAGACGCACTTCCTCAAGTGTCCCAAACCCTCCGCGCAGGAGATCACGTCGCTGGCGGACtcgctgcagctggagaaggaggtggTGCGCGTGTGGTTCTGCAACCGGCGGCAGAAGGAGAAGCGCATGACACCGCCGGGGGAGCCGCCGCCGCACGAGGGACCCTACTCGCACAGCGGGAGCGCGGGGGACGCGTCCTCGTGTCACGATCTCTGA